Within the Pseudomonas oryzae genome, the region GCCCAAGCCGACCATCGCCATGGTCCACGGCGCCTGCATCGCCGGCGGCCTGATGCTGGCCTGGGTCTGCGACCTGATCGTGGCCAGCGACGACGCCTTCTTCCAGGACCCGGTGGTGCGCATGGGCATTCCGGGGGTGGAGTACTTCGCCCACCCCTACGAGATGAACCCGCGCATCGCCAAGGAATTCCTCATGTGCGGCGACCGCATGCCGGCCAGCCGTGCCTACGAGGTGGGCATGGTCAACCGCGTGGTGCCGCGCGACGAGCTGCAGGCCACCACCTACGCGCTGGCGGCGAAGATCGCCGCCCAGCCGCGCATGGGCCTGGCGCTGACCAAGCAGGCGATCAACCACGTCGAGGACCTCTCCGGCAAGCGCACCGCGATGGACGCGGTGTTCGCCTGGCACCACTTCGCCCACGTACACAACGAGCTGCTGTCCGGCGACAAGCTGGGCGGCTACGACGCCAAGGCCATGGCCAAGGCCAACAAGCAGGCCGCGGCCAGCGAAGGGGAAAGCGCATGAGTGCCCTGCTGCAGACCCCGCTGACCGAGGCGCTCGGCTGCCGCTACCCGATCGTGCAGACCGCGATGGGCTGGGTGGCCGACGCCAACCTGGTGATCGCCACCACCCGCGCGGGCGGCTTCGGCTTCCTCGCCGGGGCGACCATCCCGGCCGCCGCGCTGGAAGGCGAGATCCAGAAGGTGATCAAGGCCACCGGCGGCAGCAACTTCGGCCTCAACTTCCACATGTTCCAGGAAAACGCCGCGCAGTGCGTGGATCTGGCGATCCAGTACCGCCTGCGGGCGGTGAGCTACGGCCGCGGTCCGGACAAGCAGACCATCGCCCGCTTCAAGGCCGCCGGCGTGCTGTGCATCCCCACCGTCGGCGCGCTCAAGCACGCGCAGAAGGCCGTGGAGCTGGGCGCCGATCTGATCACCATCCAGGGCGGCGAGGGCGGCGGCCACACCGGCGGCGTGCCGACCACCATCCTGCTGCCGCAGGTGCTCGATGCGGTGAAGGTGCCGGTGATCGCCGCCGGCGGCTACTCCACCGGCCGCGGCCTGGCCTCGGCGCTGGCCGCCGGCGCCGCCGGCATCGCCATGGGCACGCGTTTCCTGATGACCAGCGACTCGCCGACCCCGCGCGCCACCCTGGAGCGCTACCTCAAGGTCAACGACCCGCAGCGCATCCGCGTCACCCTGGCGGTGGACGGCATGCGCCACCGGATGATCGACAACCCGTTCATCAACCGCCTGGAAGGCGCCGGCCCCTTCGGCCGCCTGCGCATCGCCCTGTCCAGCGCCTGGCAGTGGAAGCAGCAGACCGGCATGAGCCTCACGCACATGCTCGGCGTGCTGCGCCAGGCGCTCAAGGAAGACCCGGGCGCGGTGTCGCAGACGGTGATGGCCGCCAACCAGCCGGTGCTGCTGCAGCGCTCGATGGTCGACGGTTTCCCCGACGAGGGCATCCTGCCCAGCGGCCAGGTGGCCGCCGCCATCGGCGAGCTGCAGAGCTGCCAGCAACTGATCGACGAGATGGTCGCCGAGGCCGAGCGCTGCCTGGCCGCGCTCTGCGCCCGCCAGGCCGCGGCGAAGGCCGCGCCGGCCATCTCCTGAACCCCGCCATGCCTACCAGGAGCCAACAACAATGAGCCAGGCATTCACGACCCGTATCGAGGCGGGCATTGCCGAACTGACGATCGCCAAGCCGCCGGTCAACGCGCTGGACAGCCAGGAATGGCTGGGCCTGGCGCGCTCGATCGACGAGCTGGGCGCCAACCCGGAAGTGCGCGTGATCGTCATCCGCGCCGAGGGCCGCGGCTTCTGCGCCGGGGTCGACATCAAGGAACTCGACGCCCATCCCGAGCGCATCGTCGCCGTCAACAAGGGCAACTACGAGACCTTCCGCGCCGTGC harbors:
- a CDS encoding enoyl-CoA hydratase, producing the protein MSVPSSDSEFVTRADASVYETDEPVLYTVADGIATLTMNRPGFNNAQNSQMTYALDAALRRAVDDDAVKVIVLCGAGKHFSAGHDIGTPGRDINKPFERAHLWWDHTNKPGGEYLYAREQEVYLGMCRRWRELPKPTIAMVHGACIAGGLMLAWVCDLIVASDDAFFQDPVVRMGIPGVEYFAHPYEMNPRIAKEFLMCGDRMPASRAYEVGMVNRVVPRDELQATTYALAAKIAAQPRMGLALTKQAINHVEDLSGKRTAMDAVFAWHHFAHVHNELLSGDKLGGYDAKAMAKANKQAAASEGESA
- a CDS encoding NAD(P)H-dependent flavin oxidoreductase codes for the protein MSALLQTPLTEALGCRYPIVQTAMGWVADANLVIATTRAGGFGFLAGATIPAAALEGEIQKVIKATGGSNFGLNFHMFQENAAQCVDLAIQYRLRAVSYGRGPDKQTIARFKAAGVLCIPTVGALKHAQKAVELGADLITIQGGEGGGHTGGVPTTILLPQVLDAVKVPVIAAGGYSTGRGLASALAAGAAGIAMGTRFLMTSDSPTPRATLERYLKVNDPQRIRVTLAVDGMRHRMIDNPFINRLEGAGPFGRLRIALSSAWQWKQQTGMSLTHMLGVLRQALKEDPGAVSQTVMAANQPVLLQRSMVDGFPDEGILPSGQVAAAIGELQSCQQLIDEMVAEAERCLAALCARQAAAKAAPAIS